A region from the Nitrospira sp. CR1.1 genome encodes:
- a CDS encoding NADH-quinone oxidoreductase subunit M: MTSFPWLSLIVFFPLIGAVLCFLVKAESSRWVALAFTIGNFFLSLPLWWLFDTSHAQMQFVERASWINSPPVNYSLGMDGISFPLVLMTTFLMPFCVTVSWTAIEKRVPLFMSMLLIMETAMVGVFVALDFVLFYVFWEVMLIPMYLLIGVWGGPNRLYAAIKFFLYTLAGSLLLLVAILALYFQGGHTFDILELSRGTYGATLQMWLFLAFFAAFAVKVPMFPFHTWLPDAHVEAPTAGSVILASVLLKMGTYGFLRFTLPMLPDATVAFTKLMIALSIVAIIYGAYMALAQTDIKKLIAYSSVSHMGFVTLGIFVLNIQGIEGAVMQMVNHGITTGGLFLCVGIVYERTHSRQILDNTGLAGPMPRYAMFLMIFALSSLGLPGTNSFVGEFLVLAGTFVWSQFATAFAALGIILAAAYMLWLMQRVVFGTPAPAHRAHLLDLNARETATLVPLIVLVFVLGIFPNPLLTRMHASVTNLLNGQKAPAFATAPQQASLPKAAATMAAIPSSPSQQAAAR, translated from the coding sequence GTGACCTCGTTCCCCTGGTTGAGCCTGATCGTCTTTTTCCCGCTGATCGGAGCCGTGCTTTGCTTCCTGGTCAAGGCCGAGTCCTCACGCTGGGTGGCGCTCGCCTTTACCATCGGCAATTTTTTCCTCTCTTTGCCGCTCTGGTGGTTGTTCGACACCTCTCACGCTCAGATGCAGTTCGTGGAGCGTGCCTCCTGGATCAATTCCCCGCCCGTGAACTATAGCCTGGGCATGGACGGCATCAGCTTCCCATTGGTGCTCATGACCACCTTCCTCATGCCGTTTTGCGTCACGGTGTCTTGGACGGCGATCGAAAAACGCGTGCCGCTGTTCATGTCAATGCTCCTGATCATGGAAACGGCAATGGTCGGTGTGTTCGTCGCGCTGGACTTCGTGCTGTTCTACGTGTTCTGGGAAGTCATGCTGATCCCGATGTATCTGTTGATCGGCGTCTGGGGTGGTCCGAATCGCCTGTATGCGGCGATCAAATTTTTCCTCTACACGTTGGCGGGCAGTTTGCTCCTGCTGGTCGCTATCCTCGCGCTGTATTTCCAGGGCGGGCATACCTTCGATATCCTTGAACTGAGTCGAGGGACGTATGGCGCCACACTCCAGATGTGGCTGTTCCTGGCCTTCTTCGCCGCCTTCGCGGTGAAGGTTCCGATGTTTCCCTTTCATACCTGGCTGCCGGACGCGCACGTGGAAGCCCCGACCGCAGGCAGCGTCATTCTCGCCAGCGTGCTGCTGAAAATGGGCACGTACGGATTTCTCCGCTTCACCTTGCCAATGCTTCCGGACGCCACCGTAGCGTTCACCAAACTGATGATTGCCCTGTCGATCGTGGCCATTATCTATGGGGCCTACATGGCGCTGGCGCAGACGGATATCAAGAAACTGATCGCATACTCCAGCGTCAGTCATATGGGCTTCGTCACGTTGGGCATTTTCGTCCTCAATATCCAGGGCATCGAAGGGGCGGTCATGCAGATGGTCAACCACGGAATCACCACGGGGGGGCTCTTCCTCTGTGTAGGCATCGTGTATGAACGGACCCATAGCCGTCAGATTCTGGACAATACCGGCCTGGCCGGGCCCATGCCGCGATATGCCATGTTTCTGATGATTTTTGCCTTGTCCTCCTTAGGGCTTCCGGGCACTAACAGTTTCGTCGGCGAATTTCTCGTCTTGGCCGGCACGTTCGTCTGGAGCCAGTTTGCTACGGCCTTCGCCGCATTGGGCATCATTCTGGCCGCCGCCTATATGCTCTGGCTCATGCAGCGGGTCGTATTCGGCACCCCTGCACCCGCGCATCGTGCCCATCTTCTTGACCTCAATGCCAGAGAGACGGCTACGCTCGTTCCGTTAATCGTCCTGGTCTTCGTGCTGGGTATTTTCCCCAATCCGTTATTGACCCGCATGCATGCCAGCGTGACGAATCTCCTGAACGGACAGAAGGCTCCGGCGTTTGCGACGGCCCCTCAGCAAGCCTCCCTGCCGAAAGCGGCGGCAACGATGGCGGCTATTCCCTCTTCACCTTCCCAACAGGCAGCGGCACGATGA
- a CDS encoding GNAT family N-acetyltransferase, producing the protein MQPIDDRTRTIIRDMREEDRDAVIGILTSSDPWKRLGFTASDWLRIFAPLPAGRDTFILDVDGTVVGIAIVRRKFLFGDYLELLGIAPSATGRGFGSRLLSHIESLTFARAPNLFACVSDFNDAARAFYRQQGYKEIGPMPNFLIPGYAEILLRKTAGPAKGVVK; encoded by the coding sequence ATGCAACCAATCGACGATCGCACCCGCACCATAATCCGCGACATGCGGGAGGAGGATCGCGATGCCGTGATCGGCATCCTGACCAGCTCCGATCCCTGGAAGCGCCTGGGCTTTACCGCCTCCGACTGGCTGCGCATCTTTGCGCCGCTGCCTGCCGGACGCGACACGTTCATTCTGGACGTGGATGGAACCGTGGTTGGCATTGCCATCGTGCGGAGAAAGTTTTTGTTCGGCGACTATCTGGAATTGCTCGGGATTGCCCCGTCAGCAACGGGCCGGGGCTTCGGCAGCCGTTTGCTATCCCACATTGAATCGCTCACCTTCGCACGAGCCCCGAACCTGTTCGCCTGCGTCTCGGACTTCAATGACGCCGCCCGTGCGTTCTACCGTCAGCAGGGGTATAAGGAAATCGGGCCCATGCCCAATTTCTTGATCCCCGGGTATGCCGAAATCCTCCTCCGCAAAACGGCCGGCCCGGCGAAGGGTGTCGTAAAGTGA
- a CDS encoding YihY family inner membrane protein, whose product MTELTFFSNVFDTFRRRGCPSLAASLAFYSILSLFPMVFLLLYGISFIVSQDVIGYQFLLGFLKGFLPSMGERLARDIRRVAEQEEVRWAVFLAFGWFSALVFYELDYAMNTVFGTAAKRHPLISTLVAVALIWMLGFLTLISFVATQAIELLTAYAPHFLGMNLVAIAAHDFLLTYTLPFLLAFASVTCLYRFLPHQRPTWREATIGGAVFSLLWVSAKVLFVTYLEDAAVYTQMYGSLLEVVLLLLWVYYSSALVLLGAVVTHECQCRRPVRLDESATLPG is encoded by the coding sequence ATGACGGAACTCACATTTTTCTCCAACGTGTTCGACACCTTCAGGCGGCGCGGCTGTCCCAGCCTAGCAGCTTCGTTGGCGTTTTATTCGATCCTCTCCCTCTTCCCGATGGTATTCCTGCTGCTCTACGGCATCAGTTTCATCGTGAGCCAGGACGTAATCGGCTATCAGTTTCTGCTCGGGTTCCTGAAAGGGTTTCTCCCCAGCATGGGCGAACGCCTGGCCAGGGATATCCGGCGGGTCGCCGAACAAGAGGAAGTGCGCTGGGCGGTGTTTCTGGCATTCGGATGGTTCAGTGCGCTGGTGTTCTACGAATTAGACTATGCGATGAACACCGTGTTCGGCACGGCAGCCAAGCGGCATCCGTTGATTTCCACTCTGGTCGCCGTGGCCCTGATCTGGATGCTGGGATTTCTGACGCTCATCTCCTTCGTTGCCACCCAGGCCATCGAGTTACTCACCGCCTATGCGCCCCATTTTCTGGGCATGAATTTGGTGGCGATCGCGGCCCACGACTTTCTGCTCACCTATACGCTTCCCTTCCTGCTCGCCTTCGCGTCCGTCACCTGCTTGTACCGGTTTCTTCCTCACCAGCGGCCCACCTGGCGGGAAGCGACGATCGGTGGCGCGGTGTTCAGTCTCCTCTGGGTCTCCGCCAAGGTGCTCTTCGTCACCTATTTGGAAGATGCCGCCGTCTACACCCAAATGTACGGCTCCCTGCTCGAAGTCGTCTTACTGCTGCTGTGGGTATACTATTCTTCGGCGCTAGTTCTGCTGGGAGCCGTTGTCACCCATGAATGCCAATGCCGGCGCCCGGTCAGGCTGGACGAGTCGGCCACGCTGCCCGGTTGA
- the nuoH gene encoding NADH-quinone oxidoreductase subunit NuoH, with translation MEIGLRLAVSLAQIAAVMGVVMLTVMVLTLAERKVLGWMQDRMGPMEVGPYGVLQPIADGLKLFFKEDIIPAGANKFLFTLAPILALVPAMIGFAVIPFGPTMTIELFGMQIKPFVISDINIGILYILAFASIGAYGIILGGWSSNSKYSLLGGLRSAAQVISYELNVGLAIVGVILLSGSLSLVKITEAQAGGFWNWFIIAMPFPQIFAFVVYVISSVAETNRVPFDLPEAESELVAGFFTEYSGMRFAFFFIAEYANMILVSCVAAALFLGGWNAPYPGTLLGHLGLDGLAWIENVVWFAAKVYFFLFLFFWLRATLPRLRYDQLMRFGWKVMLPIALGNIVLTAIAAYFFPR, from the coding sequence ATGGAAATCGGATTACGACTGGCGGTGTCGTTAGCTCAGATCGCCGCAGTAATGGGAGTGGTGATGCTCACCGTCATGGTCCTGACCCTCGCGGAGCGGAAAGTGCTCGGCTGGATGCAGGATCGCATGGGCCCGATGGAAGTCGGCCCCTACGGCGTGCTTCAACCGATCGCCGACGGACTGAAACTCTTCTTCAAGGAAGACATCATTCCGGCCGGCGCGAACAAGTTCCTCTTCACCTTGGCGCCGATTCTCGCCCTGGTACCGGCCATGATCGGGTTTGCCGTGATTCCGTTCGGCCCGACCATGACCATCGAGCTGTTCGGCATGCAGATCAAGCCCTTCGTCATCAGCGATATCAACATCGGCATCCTCTATATCCTGGCCTTTGCCTCCATCGGGGCCTACGGCATCATCCTCGGCGGCTGGTCCTCGAACAGCAAATACTCCCTCCTTGGCGGACTCCGTTCCGCCGCGCAGGTGATCAGTTACGAATTGAACGTCGGCCTTGCGATCGTGGGCGTCATCCTCCTATCCGGCTCTCTGAGCCTGGTGAAAATCACCGAGGCGCAGGCCGGCGGGTTCTGGAACTGGTTCATCATCGCCATGCCGTTCCCGCAGATTTTCGCCTTCGTGGTCTATGTCATTTCATCGGTGGCGGAAACGAACCGCGTGCCGTTCGATCTTCCGGAAGCGGAAAGCGAACTGGTGGCGGGATTCTTCACCGAATACAGCGGCATGCGCTTCGCATTTTTCTTCATTGCGGAATACGCCAACATGATCCTGGTGTCCTGCGTCGCGGCAGCGCTGTTCCTGGGCGGCTGGAATGCCCCGTATCCCGGCACCCTCCTCGGACACCTCGGGCTCGACGGCCTGGCCTGGATTGAAAACGTCGTCTGGTTCGCCGCCAAGGTCTACTTCTTCCTGTTCCTGTTCTTCTGGTTGCGGGCCACATTGCCCCGCCTGCGGTATGACCAGCTCATGCGGTTCGGATGGAAGGTGATGTTGCCCATCGCCCTTGGCAATATCGTGTTGACGGCTATCGCCGCCTATTTCTTCCCGCGGTAA
- the nuoI gene encoding NADH-quinone oxidoreductase subunit NuoI: MNVAITAQPKRKPSFSDWLKTLTFYELLVGMKATLKHLLSYKPITLQYPHEKRLLPDNYRGMLALLRYDDGTEKCVGCDLCEAACPSRVIRVVSGEVPGEPTKRYSKEYYMDMTRCLFCGLCVDACPVDALAMTREFEWAVYDKRQLHLNKQQLLAIGDRAYPVREKRLELQHPNVAFFNVTFKHLPQKEN; encoded by the coding sequence ATGAACGTCGCCATCACGGCACAGCCTAAGCGGAAACCGTCCTTCAGCGATTGGCTGAAAACGTTGACCTTCTATGAACTGCTGGTGGGCATGAAGGCCACGCTCAAGCACCTGCTCAGCTATAAACCGATCACGTTGCAATACCCGCATGAGAAACGCCTCCTCCCCGATAACTATCGCGGGATGCTGGCGTTGTTGCGGTATGACGACGGAACGGAGAAATGCGTCGGCTGCGACCTGTGCGAAGCGGCCTGCCCTTCGCGCGTGATCCGGGTCGTCAGCGGCGAAGTCCCGGGGGAACCGACGAAGCGGTATTCCAAGGAATACTATATGGATATGACGCGATGCCTCTTCTGCGGCCTCTGCGTCGACGCCTGTCCCGTGGATGCCCTGGCCATGACCCGCGAATTCGAATGGGCCGTATACGACAAGCGCCAACTCCATCTCAACAAGCAGCAGCTGCTTGCCATCGGCGATCGCGCCTATCCCGTCCGGGAAAAGCGCCTCGAGCTGCAACATCCGAACGTGGCGTTTTTTAACGTGACGTTCAAGCATCTCCCGCAAAAGGAGAACTAG
- a CDS encoding polysaccharide deacetylase family protein: MHWKTWRIGIAVICGLTLAMGAWPASAQVIKAGPASCPAVALTYDLCPVRTASGFDRELIDFLIEHKVPTTFFMSGRWMTKHDAEVKQLLAVPFFEIGTHGDVHAHLPMHEVEEQRQEIMGPVRLLKTKYGRPAALFRPPYGEYNDETVEAVKALGLRFILWSIESGDPDPTLSAEAILTRVQKRLRPGSVIVLHANGKGKHTREVTEALAGHLLPDKGLTPMTVSDLLRCNQSTIAPAP, encoded by the coding sequence ATGCACTGGAAAACATGGCGGATCGGAATCGCGGTGATCTGCGGGTTGACCCTGGCCATGGGAGCCTGGCCCGCGTCGGCACAGGTCATCAAAGCCGGTCCTGCCTCCTGCCCTGCCGTGGCGCTTACCTATGATCTGTGCCCCGTTCGCACCGCTTCGGGCTTCGATCGCGAGTTGATCGATTTCCTTATCGAACACAAGGTGCCGACGACCTTCTTCATGTCCGGTCGTTGGATGACCAAACACGATGCCGAAGTGAAGCAGCTCTTGGCCGTTCCGTTTTTCGAGATCGGCACACACGGCGACGTGCATGCGCATCTGCCGATGCATGAAGTCGAGGAACAGCGACAGGAAATCATGGGACCGGTGCGTCTGCTCAAGACCAAGTACGGTCGCCCGGCGGCGCTGTTTCGACCGCCCTATGGCGAATATAACGACGAGACAGTGGAAGCCGTGAAAGCGCTCGGCCTGCGCTTCATTCTGTGGAGTATTGAATCCGGCGACCCAGATCCCACCCTGAGCGCCGAAGCGATCCTGACCCGTGTTCAGAAGCGACTCAGACCGGGCAGTGTCATCGTCTTGCATGCGAATGGAAAAGGGAAACATACCCGTGAAGTGACCGAGGCCCTGGCCGGGCACCTCTTACCCGACAAGGGTCTGACCCCGATGACCGTCTCGGATCTTCTGCGATGCAACCAATCGACGATCGCACCCGCACCATAA
- a CDS encoding NADH-quinone oxidoreductase subunit J, whose protein sequence is MDHIFFFYFAAVIATTSVLVVALRNPVYSALALLIMFFHVAGLYITLHAEFLAAVQIVVYAGAILVLYLFVVMLLSIKSEERYHNQLPVAGLLGVMLCTEVILLLIQSRTAASAPAIPADPVAESGNTELIGEALYSTYLFPFEVASLILLVAMIGAIILAKKDINEPVQ, encoded by the coding sequence ATGGATCACATTTTCTTCTTTTATTTTGCTGCGGTGATCGCCACCACTTCCGTGCTGGTGGTCGCCTTGCGCAACCCGGTATACAGCGCGCTGGCGTTGTTGATCATGTTTTTTCATGTCGCGGGACTGTACATCACCCTGCACGCGGAGTTCCTGGCCGCGGTCCAAATCGTCGTCTATGCCGGCGCCATTTTGGTGCTCTACCTGTTTGTGGTCATGCTCCTGAGCATCAAATCTGAAGAGCGCTATCACAACCAACTCCCCGTGGCAGGCCTCCTGGGTGTGATGTTGTGCACTGAAGTCATCCTGTTGCTGATTCAATCCCGGACAGCAGCCTCGGCTCCGGCAATTCCAGCGGATCCCGTGGCGGAATCGGGCAATACGGAACTGATCGGGGAAGCCTTGTACTCGACCTATTTGTTCCCGTTTGAAGTCGCCTCGTTGATCCTGCTGGTCGCGATGATCGGGGCCATTATTCTGGCGAAGAAAGACATCAATGAACCCGTGCAGTAA
- a CDS encoding CBS domain-containing protein, translating into MQGPDWKIGRMFGIPIHVHASWLFVFVFMTWSLATGYLPDTLPGLSEPRYWAMGGVAALLLFASVLLHELGHSLVALRYRIPIGQITLFIFGGVAQMRKEPPHPRAEFLIAIAGPLVSFILAGISLLFVTVLESFPAGSSLHGLVALGTLLGMVNTQLGLFNLLPGFPLDGGRALRAGLWAWSKDYYRATSQAALVGLLFGITFALFGALLVFGALSGTASSALASSGGWIVLLGAFLFAAARGSRKQAVIRASLAAVPVRELMVANVVALSPELSLEEAVNQYFLPYGYGGFPVVHEGRLLGVVAVRDIQSVKNSLWAFRRVADIMQPAGDEMAISPDRSAMQALEQMMASGAERLVVVEDSQLLGLVTRASIGHFIEQRHPSGMGASSS; encoded by the coding sequence ATGCAAGGACCAGATTGGAAAATCGGACGGATGTTCGGCATTCCCATCCATGTGCATGCTTCCTGGTTGTTCGTGTTTGTCTTCATGACCTGGTCGCTGGCGACCGGCTATCTGCCGGACACGCTTCCCGGCTTATCCGAGCCCCGCTATTGGGCGATGGGCGGCGTGGCGGCGCTCCTGTTGTTTGCCTCCGTCCTGTTGCACGAGCTGGGCCATTCGTTGGTGGCGCTGCGCTATCGCATTCCGATCGGGCAGATTACGCTCTTCATCTTCGGCGGAGTCGCGCAGATGCGAAAAGAACCGCCCCATCCGCGGGCGGAGTTTCTGATTGCGATCGCGGGTCCGCTCGTCAGTTTTATACTGGCAGGCATCTCTCTCCTGTTCGTTACGGTGTTGGAATCGTTCCCGGCAGGCTCCTCTCTGCACGGGTTAGTAGCCTTGGGCACGCTGCTCGGAATGGTCAATACTCAGTTGGGCCTGTTTAATCTCCTGCCGGGGTTTCCGTTGGACGGCGGTCGCGCCTTGCGGGCCGGACTGTGGGCCTGGAGCAAGGATTATTATCGTGCAACGAGTCAGGCGGCTCTTGTTGGACTGCTGTTCGGAATCACATTCGCGCTATTCGGCGCGCTGCTTGTTTTCGGCGCGCTTTCCGGCACGGCGTCCAGCGCGCTCGCGAGCAGCGGAGGGTGGATCGTGTTGCTGGGCGCGTTTCTGTTTGCGGCGGCCCGTGGGAGCCGGAAACAGGCGGTCATCCGCGCGTCGCTGGCGGCGGTGCCGGTTCGCGAGCTCATGGTCGCAAATGTCGTGGCCCTCTCCCCGGAGCTCTCGTTGGAGGAAGCGGTGAATCAATACTTCCTCCCCTACGGCTATGGAGGATTTCCGGTGGTGCATGAAGGCCGCCTGCTGGGCGTGGTAGCGGTCCGCGATATTCAGTCAGTCAAAAACTCCCTCTGGGCCTTTCGCCGCGTGGCCGATATTATGCAACCCGCCGGCGACGAAATGGCCATCTCTCCGGATCGTTCAGCCATGCAGGCCTTGGAACAGATGATGGCGAGCGGGGCCGAACGACTGGTCGTGGTCGAAGACAGTCAATTGTTGGGACTGGTCACACGCGCGTCCATCGGACACTTTATCGAACAACGCCATCCGTCAGGCATGGGCGCCTCCTCCTCGTAG
- the nuoK gene encoding NADH-quinone oxidoreductase subunit NuoK: MAVPLSYYLILSGFVFLTGVVGVLIRRNIIVILLSVELMLNATNINFVAFSEYFHNVAGQVFVFFALTVAAAEVAVGLAIIIALHRAHSSIYIDDLKLLKR; the protein is encoded by the coding sequence ATGGCTGTCCCCTTATCCTACTATTTGATCCTGAGCGGGTTCGTGTTTCTCACCGGCGTGGTGGGAGTGCTCATCCGCCGGAACATCATTGTCATTTTGCTGTCGGTGGAGTTGATGTTGAATGCCACGAACATCAACTTCGTGGCCTTTTCGGAATATTTTCACAATGTGGCGGGGCAGGTGTTCGTGTTCTTTGCCTTGACCGTGGCGGCGGCGGAAGTGGCCGTAGGCCTGGCCATTATTATCGCTCTCCACCGAGCGCATTCATCCATCTATATCGACGACCTGAAGCTCTTGAAACGATAG
- the nuoN gene encoding NADH-quinone oxidoreductase subunit NuoN, with translation MTFPLQDLLAILPELIVIGTACLILALDPILGADKKDVLAWLTLGALAMCMGLTSSHLTGQTYAFSNLVVIDSYGAFWKLLLYVVTGLTVLLSLAYLKAERLSIGEYYGFILLALAGMMVMVSGADLLTIYLGTELMSLSLYVMAGLKRTEARSLEASAKYFVLGAFSSGVLLYGISLLFGLAGSTRLSVIAEAITAQGTANPLLSLALVLLAVGFGFKLAVVPFHMWTPDVYQGAPTSVTAFMAVASKAASFGAFLRVFVEGLGGASADWSVLFTIICLATLALGNLVAIVQTSIKRMLAYSSIAHAGYALIGVVVAAGHRGEAASSGFASVLLYLAVYSFMTLGAFALVGMLRKEGQESENIEDYAGLAKREPLAAFFMLVFLISLAGIPPTAGFIGKFYIFMAAVNGGMTWLAVVAVIFAAISAFYYLRIVMVMYMREPEGAAASQSRLETSPALSFVLACAIAGVVFLGLFPNGLWSLATHAAPLLK, from the coding sequence ATGACTTTTCCACTCCAAGATCTCCTGGCCATTCTTCCCGAACTGATCGTCATCGGTACGGCCTGCCTCATTCTGGCATTAGACCCGATCCTGGGAGCAGACAAAAAGGACGTCCTCGCTTGGCTGACGCTGGGCGCTCTGGCGATGTGCATGGGCCTGACTTCGTCTCACCTGACCGGTCAAACCTATGCCTTCAGTAATCTGGTGGTGATCGATTCGTACGGCGCCTTCTGGAAACTCCTGTTGTATGTCGTGACCGGCCTCACCGTCCTCCTGTCTCTGGCCTATCTCAAAGCCGAGCGATTGAGCATCGGGGAATACTACGGCTTCATTCTGCTGGCATTGGCCGGGATGATGGTCATGGTGTCCGGCGCCGACCTGCTCACCATTTATCTCGGCACCGAACTGATGTCGCTCTCGCTCTATGTCATGGCCGGGTTAAAAAGAACGGAAGCCCGCTCGCTGGAAGCGTCAGCCAAGTATTTTGTGTTGGGCGCCTTCTCCTCCGGCGTCTTGCTGTACGGCATTTCCCTGCTCTTCGGTCTGGCCGGCAGCACGCGGCTGTCGGTGATTGCCGAGGCCATTACGGCGCAAGGCACCGCCAATCCGCTGCTGTCGCTGGCACTGGTGCTCCTGGCCGTCGGGTTCGGATTCAAGCTCGCGGTCGTGCCCTTTCATATGTGGACGCCGGACGTCTACCAGGGCGCGCCGACCTCGGTCACCGCCTTTATGGCCGTGGCCTCCAAAGCCGCCAGCTTCGGCGCCTTCCTCCGCGTGTTCGTGGAAGGCCTGGGAGGGGCGAGCGCTGACTGGTCGGTCCTGTTTACCATCATCTGTCTGGCCACCCTGGCGCTGGGAAATCTCGTCGCGATCGTACAGACCAGCATCAAACGCATGCTGGCCTACTCCAGCATCGCCCACGCGGGATATGCGCTCATCGGCGTCGTCGTGGCAGCCGGTCATAGGGGCGAAGCCGCCTCTAGCGGATTCGCCAGCGTGTTGCTGTATCTCGCCGTCTACTCTTTTATGACGCTCGGGGCCTTCGCCCTAGTCGGCATGTTGCGAAAAGAGGGACAAGAGAGCGAGAACATCGAGGATTACGCCGGACTGGCCAAACGTGAGCCGCTGGCGGCGTTTTTCATGCTGGTGTTTCTGATCTCGCTGGCCGGCATTCCTCCGACCGCAGGCTTTATCGGCAAGTTCTATATTTTTATGGCCGCCGTGAACGGCGGCATGACCTGGCTGGCGGTCGTCGCGGTCATTTTCGCCGCCATTTCCGCGTTCTACTACTTGCGGATTGTGATGGTGATGTACATGCGAGAACCCGAGGGAGCCGCGGCCTCTCAGTCACGGCTGGAAACCTCTCCCGCGCTGTCCTTCGTCCTCGCCTGTGCCATCGCCGGCGTGGTGTTTCTCGGCCTCTTCCCGAACGGCCTGTGGTCGCTGGCCACCCATGCGGCGCCGCTCCTGAAGTAG
- the nuoL gene encoding NADH-quinone oxidoreductase subunit L yields MLYALIPFLPLFSFLIVGIGEQWIKDRAHLVAVPAMVGSFLLSLMALHDVATGQAVNVPLYTWLTSGNLDIHIGISIDRLTAVMLILVTTVSTLVHIYTIGYMHGEPGYARFFAYIALFTFSMLMLVMADNLLQLFVFWEAVGLCSYLLIGHWYERASACAAATKAFLVNRVGDFGFILGLFLVWYSFGSLDYATVFAQAGQLASKTTNLLSPFGGTWDVSVMTMICLLLFTGAVGKSAQVPLHVWLPDAMEGPTPISALIHAATMVTAGVFMVARLAPLYNLSPTAMTVVALVGALTMMLGATIALTQTDIKRVVAYSTMSQLGYMVMACGLGAYSAGMYHLLTHGAFKALLFLGCGSVIIALHHEQDMRHMGGLKDTLPITYWTFLVGSLALAGFPLTAGFFSKDDLLVSSWSAGPLGQVLTICGLLTAGLTAFYSFRLVFVTFWGKSRVDPHHAGHLHEPSTTMTAPLMVLAVLSIVAGYLGIPAFLEPVFHGEGAGAHHENSAALGIMALATLMGLTGIGAAYYLYVLNPGLPDRLAQQWRAAYELSLHKWYIDEAYDRSFVRPTLSAAQGLWKHVDVAVIDGAVNGVARAIAWGGWLIRLTQSGQTQHYALGMTLGAVVILTVYLLL; encoded by the coding sequence ATGCTGTACGCGCTGATCCCATTTCTTCCCTTGTTCTCCTTTCTGATCGTCGGCATCGGCGAACAATGGATCAAGGACCGCGCGCATCTGGTAGCCGTCCCGGCTATGGTGGGCTCCTTCCTGCTGTCGCTCATGGCCTTGCATGATGTCGCGACCGGCCAGGCTGTCAACGTGCCCCTCTATACCTGGCTGACCTCGGGCAACCTGGACATTCACATCGGCATTTCCATCGATCGCCTGACCGCCGTCATGCTGATCCTCGTCACCACCGTCAGTACGCTGGTGCACATCTATACCATCGGGTACATGCACGGCGAGCCTGGGTACGCCCGCTTCTTCGCCTATATCGCGCTCTTCACCTTCTCGATGTTGATGCTGGTGATGGCGGACAATCTGTTGCAATTATTCGTATTCTGGGAAGCGGTCGGGCTCTGCTCCTACCTGCTGATCGGACACTGGTATGAACGGGCAAGCGCCTGCGCCGCCGCGACAAAGGCCTTCCTGGTTAACCGCGTCGGAGACTTCGGGTTCATCCTCGGCCTGTTCCTCGTCTGGTATTCCTTCGGCTCGCTCGACTATGCCACGGTGTTTGCGCAAGCTGGACAATTGGCCTCCAAGACCACAAACCTCCTCAGCCCGTTCGGCGGCACCTGGGACGTCTCGGTCATGACCATGATCTGTCTCCTGCTTTTTACCGGGGCAGTCGGCAAATCCGCGCAAGTGCCGCTCCATGTCTGGCTTCCCGATGCGATGGAAGGACCGACGCCGATTTCAGCCTTGATTCACGCCGCCACCATGGTCACGGCAGGCGTCTTCATGGTCGCGCGATTAGCCCCGCTCTACAACCTTTCACCCACAGCCATGACGGTCGTCGCGCTGGTCGGGGCACTCACGATGATGCTGGGCGCCACCATCGCCCTGACCCAGACGGACATCAAGCGCGTGGTGGCCTATTCGACCATGAGCCAGCTTGGGTACATGGTGATGGCCTGCGGCCTGGGCGCGTACAGCGCCGGCATGTACCACCTGCTCACCCATGGCGCCTTCAAGGCGCTTCTGTTTTTGGGCTGCGGCTCGGTCATCATCGCGCTCCACCACGAACAGGACATGCGCCACATGGGGGGATTGAAGGACACGCTCCCAATTACCTACTGGACCTTCCTGGTCGGTTCACTCGCGCTGGCCGGGTTCCCGCTGACCGCCGGGTTTTTCAGCAAGGATGATCTGCTGGTCTCCTCCTGGTCGGCCGGTCCTCTGGGCCAGGTCCTGACCATCTGCGGATTGCTGACGGCGGGATTGACCGCCTTCTATAGCTTCCGGCTCGTGTTCGTCACCTTCTGGGGCAAGTCCCGCGTCGATCCGCACCATGCGGGCCATCTTCACGAACCTTCAACGACGATGACCGCGCCATTGATGGTGCTGGCCGTGCTGAGTATTGTCGCCGGGTATCTGGGCATCCCGGCGTTTCTGGAACCGGTTTTTCATGGGGAAGGCGCAGGCGCCCATCACGAAAACAGCGCCGCCTTGGGCATCATGGCGCTGGCGACCCTCATGGGGCTGACTGGCATCGGCGCGGCCTACTACCTCTATGTGCTGAATCCCGGTTTGCCGGATCGCCTCGCGCAACAGTGGCGCGCGGCCTATGAGCTGTCTTTGCATAAATGGTACATCGACGAAGCCTACGACCGCTCCTTCGTCCGTCCGACCCTGTCGGCCGCGCAGGGGCTGTGGAAACATGTCGATGTGGCCGTCATCGACGGCGCCGTCAATGGAGTCGCCCGGGCGATTGCCTGGGGCGGCTGGTTGATCCGACTGACACAGAGCGGCCAGACGCAGCATTACGCTCTTGGCATGACACTGGGTGCCGTCGTCATCCTGACGGTGTATTTACTGCTGTAG